A genomic window from Triticum urartu cultivar G1812 chromosome 7, Tu2.1, whole genome shotgun sequence includes:
- the LOC125519505 gene encoding TOM1-like protein 5 has protein sequence MASEMVKAATSEKLKEMDWAKNIEICELVAQDPGKAKDVIKSIKKCIGSRSKNAQLYAVMLLEMLMNNCGEPIHKQVIDNGLLPILVKIVKKKTELPVREKIFLLLDATQTSLGGAKGKFPQYYEAYYELVSAGVKFSNRPNVVITQVHNPVPETITEPNKDNLSSRSNGVQQEANVQLVSDTSIIRKASSVMEVLRDVLNSMDPRHPVGATDEFVLDLVEQCTFQKQRIMHLVMTSRDEVVVSQCIELNEELQKVLVRHDTLLSVHPTATTVPSNLKEDEEEEDAESLYRRLRKGKALSQDHIDESMPSFRSIPEEKMRRPLTIQTPLPDRKPTALNICSPDHPEARPDPAVLIPPPPAKHAERERFFREKSMDGGVNLPGHLRGLSLQSSRDGSSSCSGSTDYGD, from the exons ATGGCTTCGGAAATGGTGAAGGCGGCGACGAGCGAGAAGCTCAAGGAGATGGACTGGGCCAAGAACATCGAAATCTGCGAGCTCGTCGCTCAGGATCCGGG GAAAGCGAAGGATGTGATCAAATCTATAAAGAAGTGTATAGGAAGCAGGAGCAAGAATGCTCAACTTTATGCTGTCATG CTGTTGGAGATGCTCATGAATAACTGTGGAGAGCCTATCCACAAGCAGGTCATTGATAATGGGCTTCTTCCGATACTTGTCAAAATAGTGAAGAAAAAG ACGGAATTGCCAGTTCGGGAAAAGATATTTCTTTTGTTAGATGCGACCCAAACATCCCTTGGTGGAGCTAAAGGAAAGTTCCCCCAGTACTATGAGGCATATTATGAATTAGTG TCTGCTGGTGTGAAGTTTTCGAATCGTCCAAATGTTGTCATTACACAAGTACACAATCCTGTGCCAGAAACAATAACCGAACCGAATAAGGACAATCTATCTAGCAGATCGAATGGTGTTCAACAGGAAGCTAACGTGCAGCTTGTTTCTGACACGAG TATAATTCGGAAAGCATCCAGTGTCATGGAAGTTCTCAGGGATGTATTAAATTCCATGGATCCTAGACATCCTGTG GGAGCAACAGATGAGTTTGTGTTGGATCTTGTAGAGCAATGTACTTTTCAAAAGCAACGAATAATGCATCTGGTTATGACATCAAG GGATGAAGTGGTGGTATCGCAATGTATAGAATTGAATGAGGAGCTGCAGAAGGTTCTTGTACGGCACGATACACTGCTTTCAGTTCACCCAACTGCGACGACAGTGCCATCTAATCTcaaggaggacgaggaggaagaagatgctgAAAGTCTATACCGGAG ACTGCGGAAGGGGAAGGCTTTATCGCAAGACCACATAGACGAGTCCATGCCATCGTTTCGATCTATACCCGAGGAGAAGATGCGCCGCCCGCTCACCATCCAGACACCTCTCCCTGACAGGAAACCCACTGCACTGAACATCTGCTCACCAGACCACCCGGAGGCGAGGCCTGACCCTGCTGTCTTGATTCCGCCGCCACCCGCCAAGCATGCCGAGAGGGAGAGGTTC